From the Spirochaeta cellobiosiphila DSM 17781 genome, one window contains:
- a CDS encoding transposase, with amino-acid sequence MALEKAARWTAKKKSELVLQILKKEVTLADICRENDLKQSEVQAWPDDFLNAGMNDLKLEAKNEQAQHDRSLKI; translated from the coding sequence ATGGCATTAGAAAAAGCAGCTAGATGGACAGCAAAGAAGAAATCAGAGCTAGTCCTACAGATATTAAAAAAGGAAGTAACTCTTGCAGATATCTGTAGAGAAAATGATTTGAAACAATCAGAAGTTCAAGCTTGGCCTGATGATTTTTTAAATGCTGGTATGAATGATTTAAAGTTAGAAGCAAAGAATGAACAAGCTCAGCATGATAGAAGCTTAAAGATATGA